The candidate division KSB1 bacterium nucleotide sequence CTCCTCTTCTTGTGCAGATAATGAAGTAGAAAAAATTAACAGAATCCCCAATATTAAACAAACAGATTTCATCAACCTCATCTAATACCTCCGATTTAAGATACCTACTTCGACTCCATCCTCCTAAAAATTCGTCCTCTTTTTAGTCATTCATGCTTCGCTGTCATTGAAAGAAGTGAATTTCTCCTATCTAAAATGACGTCCCGACGCTTCGGGACAACTGACCTAGTGACTTAATGACGAGTATTGTCATTCGCTTCGCGTCAGTTAAACATTTAAAGTGCAAAGTTCAGGAATAATATTATAAAAGTACATTAAGACTGCTTTCCCTGGGATAAATCAAGGCAAAGCATTTCTTTTTGGTTGCGCACGTAAAGCATTCCGTTAACTAAAGTCGGTACTGTCCAGCATCTGCCCTTTAGCACTTGCGCGCTGGCTTTTTGGACGAATGCCTCGGGAGTGGCCTCAACTAAAACCAGCAAACCTTTTTCGCTCAGCACAATCAGGTGCCCGTCTGCATACATGAGCGACCCTTTGCTGAATCCCCGTTTCGCCCATTTTGATTCCTGGGTGTTCACATTAACACAGCGCAGGGTTCCTTCATCGAACCCATACAAATGGTCGCCAACCAATATAGAGCTGGAAAAAAAATTACGCATGATGCGGCTCTTCCAAAGTGCCTCAACTTCAACCGTACCATTAGCAGCTTTCATTTTTAAAACCGCTGCACCCTTGTTGTTGCCGGAGGAAATGAACACTTTATCCGGCTTGATAAAAACCGGTGTGGCCGCGTTTACATCATAACTCGTTACCCATGAATAATGCCAATATTGCTTACCATCTTTAGGGGAAACGGAGACCAGCGCCTTACCGGCAAAAGAAAGAATCTGTCGTGTGCCATTTACAGTAACCGCAATTGGGGCTGAGTAACCCGGGATTCCGGAGTCGGATTTCCAGATCACCTTGCCGTCTTTCTTGTTAAATGCAACCAGTCCATGGCCGTCCTTGCCGCCGACATCTACTATAAGCATATTGCCTTCCACCAACGGCGATGTAGAAACTCCCCAGGTTGGGATTTTGCCGCCATATTCATTGTGTAAATCATGTCCCCAGACTTCTGTGCCTTTGGTGGCATTCAAAGCAAACAGCTTTCCTTTGCCGCTCAAAACGAAAACCAGATTGCCATCGACTGTGGGGGTAGCGCGGGGTCCGTGGCCAAAACTATTCGTGAATTTTGAACCCATCCTGAAACGCCAAAGCTCTTCACCGCTTGCGGCATCCAGGCAAATTGCGATTTCGTCCGAACCCTGGCCATACATTGTATAGAGCTTTCCGTTCGTTACTGACATTCCGGAATAGCCATCTCCCGAAGGAGCTGACCATAAGACTTTCGGGCCGCCTTCCGGCCAGGTTTTCAAAATACCCGTTTCTTTTGAAATCCCGTCGCGGTTTGGGCCGCGCCACTGCGGCCAGTCATTTTTGGTTTTTTTACCCGGGCCGGATGCAAAAGCAGCAACGGTCAAGCAACCCAAAAACAAATAGGCGAAGTATTTGAATTGGTTCTTCATAATGGCTCCTTGTTTTCATTTTATACACTTTTTAAAGGCCACGGATTTTCACAAATTATTTGAAAATTGAAAGAGTACTATTTTTTAATAAAAGAAATCAATGTTTAATCAGTGTAAATCCGTGGCTGAACACTTTACTTCATTGTTTTCTTCTTCAACGGAAAAAACGTCTCCAAAATCTTATCCGTGCGGTTGCGCCAGCTCGCCCAACCAAAACCATCGTTTACTTGCCCACCTTCAACAGAATATCCTTTTTCTTGCAGTGATTTCATGAAGTCTTCATTAAGCTGTATCCAGCTTAAGCCGTTTTGATAGGTGAGATCATACTTGCCCCAGTCCATGTAGATGTTGATGGGTAGCTTTTTAGACTCACTAACAATTTTTGTCAGGGCATCACCGCCCGCTGGTTTATGCAAATGTGTCGACTGCCCGCCAACATTATGGAAAACATCAGGATATTTGAAAGCAGTATAAAAAGCAGCAAAACCGCCTTCATCGCCGCCAGTCACAACTCGAGAATCGGCGTCGGCTTTCGTTCTGTATTTTTGGTCAATGTGCGGCACGAGCTCTTCTGCAAACATTTGAGCGAATTTATCCCGTCCATTTCTTGAATATTCCCTGGATGCCTGTCGCCGGTTTGATGATTGCTCTACAAAGACAGCAATGACTGGCGTCATTTCTTTTGCAGCGATAAGGTTATCAAGCGAATTCGGCATGAGCATTTGGTCTTTCGCACCCTTGCCGTTGTTGACGTAAAGAACGGGATAGCGATCCTTGCTGTCTGCATAACCTGCCGGCAAGTAAACATGAACATTCCGTTTGCTTTTTGAAATCTCGCTTTCGAACTCAAATGTTTCAATGGTACCGCGAGCGACGCCTGCTTTAGGCTCTTGAAAATGAGTTGCGGGTTTCCATTTTGGCATTCTCAGATCTGAGGCTTCTCCTTGCATATTAGGACCGCCGTCTCTAACTTTGTGCGGGTTCAAAGGATCGGTTATTACATTCTCAAAATGTTTCAACTGATAAGAGACTCTCGCATCCGGTTCCAGTTCGAAAGACAAGAAGAAGAAGTCTGTCCCTTCGACACGATTCATAGCGACATCCTGCCGAAAATTGAACATGTCCCCGGTAACCGCGACGTCTTTGGTTCCTATTTCATGATGAACAAGATGGACAAAGCGGTTATCCTCAATAACAGGAAAACTCTTCTGCGATTTCATAAACTTATCAACGAGCATTTTCTTGTCGTTTTCAGAAGCCGAGTCAACCTTATTTAAGAATTTTGCAAAGTCGCCATCAGGGTTGAGCAACTCAACTTCAGGTTGATCGAGGGTCAATTGATCTACTTTGGCGATATCAACCCGGGCAATTTCATAGAGGTTGCGCAGGTAAATACTGCCGTTGGCAAAGCTGGGAGCGGTCCAGGTTAAGCCATCAAACACCTTAATGCTTGCCAGCTCGATGTAATCTTCAGGAGATGCTTTTGCAACATGCAGCGTACCCTGTTTGGTGACAATCACCAGGTGATCGTCGACCATAATTAAAAAGCCATCGCCCGGAGGACGGGATTTCCAAACCTTCTCCCCGGTATTTGCGTCCACACAGGTAATAAAACGGCCGCTGTAACTATACAAATATCCGTTATGATAAACAGATGCATTAAACGTTTGTTTAATATCGCGGCTCTTCCAGAGTTCTTCAACTGAATATTTGCCATTCTCCTTTTTGACCTGCAGCATAAAAGATTCCCCGGGCCCGAAGACATGGTTCAAGAAAATCTTATCATTCTCGACAACAACCGGATTACTGCTGCCCGAGCCGTTGTTGAAGCGGTGTCTCCAAAGAACGTTACCGGACTTCGGATTAACGCCAAAAATTTGATGATCGCCAACACCGATGATTTGATCCTCACCCAGCAAATTCGTAAAAATCGGAGACTGGTAATTTACAGTATCGGAAATCGCCGACCATTGAACTTCGCCGGTATCTTTGTTGAACCCGCAAACCGTTCGGTCTGCCGTACCGCCAACCTGGCAAAACAGAATATCGCCAACAACAAGCGGCGATGATCCAAAGCCCTGCACCGGCTCCTTAGATTCTATTTCTTTGGTGACATCATGCGACCAGATTAGGCTGCCATCTTGGGCGCTCAAAGCCAAGAGCCTGCCGCGGCGAGTATAGGCAAAAACCTTGTCACCGGCGATAGTTGGTGTCGAGATTTGACCATTATGAGAACCGCCGCGAAATTTAAAGGTCGAGTCGATCTTAAACCGCCAGAGCTCGTCGCCAGAATTCGTATCCAAAGCAATCACATAATCAAACGTGCTGTCGGAATACATAGTGACCGCACGGCCGTCTGCAATGGAAACGCTGGAATAACTCGAGCCCAGCGGCTTCTTCCAGCCAATTTTCAAGCCGTATCCTTGATCAAATTTGAACACGCCTTTTTGGGATGCCTTGCCATCAGTGTCCTTGCCGCGCCAGCTCGGCCAGTCGTTGTCACCCGAATCGGAGCTGTGAGTGAACCCTGCGGTGAGTAAACTTGCAATAGCGACGAGTAGTATGATTCTTACGATCTTCATTTTTTACCTCTTTTTTTTTAATGATTAATAAAGTTACTTCTTTGATGTTTTGATTGGAAAAAACGTCTCGAGAATTTTGTCTGTACGGTTGCGCCAGCTTGCCCAGCCAAAACCCTGGTTCCACTCTCCGCCAGCAACTTCGTACCCTTGCTGCTTCAAAAACTTGTTGAAATCTCTGTTCAAATCCGTCCAGCGTAAGTTGGCGTTGTAGTTGAGATCATACTTGCCCCAGTCTTGATAAAGCTTAATTGAGACGTCTTTTTTCTTCACGATGAGCTCTCTCAATTCGGTGCCTCCGGCGTTGGGCATCAAATGGCCGGACTGGCTGGCAGCATTGGCAAATACTTCCGGATAGTTAAACGCTGTGTAGTACGCAGCATAACCACCTTCATCCCCACCCACTATTACCCTGGAATCCGACTTCGCAATAGTGCGATACTTGCTATCAATCATCGGAGCCAGCTCTTCGGCATACATACGCGCGTGCTGATCCTTCTGGTTTCGTGCATATTCGCGAAATGAGTTAGGAGCTTCAACGAAGACCGCAATGGCCGGCTGGATCTTTTTATCAGCAATCAGATTATCTAAAGTGACCGGGATGGCCTGAAAATCTTTGGCTCCGCGACCATAATTAACAAACAACACCGGATATTTCATGCCGCTGTCCGCATATCCAGCTGGGAGATAAACATGAACATTGCGCGTATTTTCCAAAATTGTACTCTCGAGTGAATCGGTTTCAATGGTTCCCTTGGCCACATTTTCGCGTGCTACGAAGTGGTTAACTACCTTTGCTTTCGGCATTCTAAGTATGGAGGCGTCACCTTGCAGTGTGGCGGGACCGCCGGGAGCCGTGCCGTTTTGATTCATCGCATCTGGAATCACAGTGTCAAAATCCCGGCGGATCTGATAGGTGATCTGCGTGTCCGGCTCCAATTCAAACGAGGCAAAGAAAAAGTTCGTGTCCGCGATACGGCGCATTGCTTGCTCCTGTCCGACGTCCAACATGTCTCCAATGACCGCGACGTCTTTTACTTCGCCTTGAAAAATGATATGAGCGTATTTATCCCCCTCGATGATCGGAGAGGTCTTATGTGATTCCATGAACTTATCGATGATGCCCTGTTTCTCAGCATCAGAAGCAGTTTCGACCTTTTTCACAAAACTCGCAAAATCGCCTGTAGGGTTGACATATTCAAATTTAGGTTTATCAATAGTCAAATCCATCTCAGCGACCTCGGCAATATCGACGCGCGCGATCTCGTAGAGATTCCGGGCATAGATACTGCCGTTGGCAAAACTCGGCGGCGTCCAGGTCAAACCAGTGAAGACCTCGGTGCTGGCCATTTCAATGTAATCCTCCGGTGAGGCTTTGGCCACGTGCATGGTGCCGCGCTTGGTCAAAACAACCAGATGACCATCTACCAGAATGAGGAATCCATCGCCGGGTGGGCGCGATTTCCAAACTGTGTTACCGGTCTCAACATCCACGCAAGTGATAAAGGAACCACTATAGCCGTAGAGATATCCTTCATGATGCACGGTTGAACTATAGGTCTGGCGAATATTTCTGTTTTTCCACAACTCTGAAACAGAATATTTTCCATCCGTCTTGCTGAGCTGCAGCATCGCCGACTCTCTGCGTCCCTGATTGATGAAAATTTTGTCGCTGCCAATAACAAGCGGATTGATGCCGTCGTAACGGCCATTATGACGATATTGCCACAGCATCTCTCCCGACATGGGATTAATGCCATAAATGTGATGGTCTGCCACGGCAACGAGTTGATCTTCGCCGAAAAAATTTGCAGTAATTGGAGACTGGTAATTGATGGTATCCGAACCGGTTGACCAGAGCAACTTACCGTCGTTCTTGTCGAACCCGCACACGGTATGACCGTCCGTACCGCCTGCTTGGCACATCAGCACATCACCAAAAACAATGGGTGAAGTACCAAATCCGTGAAACGGTTCTTGCGGCGAGATTTCGCTTTTAACATCACGCGACCAGAGTTCTTTACCCGTTTTGGCATCGAATGCCAACAGCTTACCCGTACGTTCATAAATGAAGACTTTATCTCCATCGATTGTTGGAGTCGAAAGTTGACCGTCATGGGAACCATCGTGGCCTTTGTAGGTTGAATCCAACTCGACTTTCCAGAGTTCGTTACCGCTGTCTACATCGAGAGCCACGAGGTATTCGAAAGTGCTGTCGGAGTACATGGTCACAGCCCGACCATCGGCTATCGAGATGCTGGAGTAACCGGAACCCAAGGTTTTCTTCCAACCGATTTTCAAACCATGACCTTCTTTAAAGACGTCGGTTTGCAGCGCTTTGCCATCCATGTTTTTGCCGCGCCAGCGAGGCCAATCGTTTTTACCCGAATCAGAGCTGTAAATTAAACCTGCTGCCAGTAAACTTGCAATAACGACGAGTAATGTAATTCTTACCACCTTCATTTTTTACCTCTTTTTAGTGACTAAAAAAATTATTTCTTTGAAGTTTTAATTGGAAAAAACGCATTCCTAAAGTAGGGTTTAAGTTGGTTTTAAGTATAACGTGAATTTTGATATTTCTCCTCGTAAAACTCGGGGAGCAAAGAGTCAACCTGAAGCAAGCCTTTTGGAGTCAGTTTTATTTCCCGACCGTTCAACGTTACCATGCCTTCTTGTTCTAGTTTTTGGTAAGACTTGGAAAATTTGCTTTGGATGTCAGAACCAAATTTTTCCTGAAAATATTCAGTGCTGATTTTGCCGAGTTTCAATTGTAAGATCATTTCGCGAGTTAGTCTTTCTTCATCATTTGATACAAAAGCACGGCTGAGCGGCAATTCACCTGATTTAAGCTGAGCAACATACTTGTCCCAGGAAGCGGTATTCTGAATGTGGACATGGCTCATGTGTCCGAACGAAGCCACACCGGTGCCGAGCATGTCCGTGCCCTGCCAAACGGAATCACGATAGACGAACTTGCAGGGTTTGTCTTTTTTAACCATTGTGTAAGCGCTTGAAATTTCGTAGCCAACTTTGGCAAGCTCTTCAAAAGCAAACTGGTTCCAATCCCGTTTTGTTGGCCAGTCGGCAACATGAATTTTTCCTTCCCCCAACTCCTTTGTGTAGACGGTATTAAACGGCAGCTCCATCTGGTAAATCGTGACGCTGTCGGGATTCAGATCGATGGTCTTTTGCACGTTGTCTTTCCAGCTCTCCCAGGTCTCGCCGACCATGCCGGCGATCAAGTCGATATTGAGCTGATCGAAATCAAGCTGGTTTATCCAGGGCATGACTTCAAAAATTTCTTTGGAAAGATGGGCACGACCGTTCTCTTTTAAAATGAAATCGTCGAAGTTTTCAATACCGAGACTCAGACGGGTCACACCAATTTCCCGGATAGCCTCGAGTTTGGATTGGGACAAAGTACCCGGCTCACATTCGAAAGTGACTTCTTCCGCGCCGTCCCACGAAATACTGGATTTGAGCTTTTCAGCAAGGTTTTGCAAATGCTTGACACTAATATAGGAAGGCGTGCCGCCACCGAAGTAAACGAATTTCAGCGGGCGATCTGCAACAGAAGTAAATTGACTGTAGATTTCTACCTCTTTGGCGAGGGCAGCTAAATACTCTTCAATTTGCGAAGCATTTTTATCCGTATAAATCCGGAAATAGCAGAACTTGCAGCGCTTCCTGC carries:
- a CDS encoding PQQ-binding-like beta-propeller repeat protein, giving the protein MKVVRITLLVVIASLLAAGLIYSSDSGKNDWPRWRGKNMDGKALQTDVFKEGHGLKIGWKKTLGSGYSSISIADGRAVTMYSDSTFEYLVALDVDSGNELWKVELDSTYKGHDGSHDGQLSTPTIDGDKVFIYERTGKLLAFDAKTGKELWSRDVKSEISPQEPFHGFGTSPIVFGDVLMCQAGGTDGHTVCGFDKNDGKLLWSTGSDTINYQSPITANFFGEDQLVAVADHHIYGINPMSGEMLWQYRHNGRYDGINPLVIGSDKIFINQGRRESAMLQLSKTDGKYSVSELWKNRNIRQTYSSTVHHEGYLYGYSGSFITCVDVETGNTVWKSRPPGDGFLILVDGHLVVLTKRGTMHVAKASPEDYIEMASTEVFTGLTWTPPSFANGSIYARNLYEIARVDIAEVAEMDLTIDKPKFEYVNPTGDFASFVKKVETASDAEKQGIIDKFMESHKTSPIIEGDKYAHIIFQGEVKDVAVIGDMLDVGQEQAMRRIADTNFFFASFELEPDTQITYQIRRDFDTVIPDAMNQNGTAPGGPATLQGDASILRMPKAKVVNHFVARENVAKGTIETDSLESTILENTRNVHVYLPAGYADSGMKYPVLFVNYGRGAKDFQAIPVTLDNLIADKKIQPAIAVFVEAPNSFREYARNQKDQHARMYAEELAPMIDSKYRTIAKSDSRVIVGGDEGGYAAYYTAFNYPEVFANAASQSGHLMPNAGGTELRELIVKKKDVSIKLYQDWGKYDLNYNANLRWTDLNRDFNKFLKQQGYEVAGGEWNQGFGWASWRNRTDKILETFFPIKTSKK
- a CDS encoding coproporphyrinogen III oxidase family protein; translated protein: MTSNPQTSQPEPATSRLDLKETEAGSVFVSNYPPYSFWSEDKLPEAFEALNSPPLENTLGLYLHIPFCRKRCKFCYFRIYTDKNASQIEEYLAALAKEVEIYSQFTSVADRPLKFVYFGGGTPSYISVKHLQNLAEKLKSSISWDGAEEVTFECEPGTLSQSKLEAIREIGVTRLSLGIENFDDFILKENGRAHLSKEIFEVMPWINQLDFDQLNIDLIAGMVGETWESWKDNVQKTIDLNPDSVTIYQMELPFNTVYTKELGEGKIHVADWPTKRDWNQFAFEELAKVGYEISSAYTMVKKDKPCKFVYRDSVWQGTDMLGTGVASFGHMSHVHIQNTASWDKYVAQLKSGELPLSRAFVSNDEERLTREMILQLKLGKISTEYFQEKFGSDIQSKFSKSYQKLEQEGMVTLNGREIKLTPKGLLQVDSLLPEFYEEKYQNSRYT
- a CDS encoding PQQ-like beta-propeller repeat protein; amino-acid sequence: MKNQFKYFAYLFLGCLTVAAFASGPGKKTKNDWPQWRGPNRDGISKETGILKTWPEGGPKVLWSAPSGDGYSGMSVTNGKLYTMYGQGSDEIAICLDAASGEELWRFRMGSKFTNSFGHGPRATPTVDGNLVFVLSGKGKLFALNATKGTEVWGHDLHNEYGGKIPTWGVSTSPLVEGNMLIVDVGGKDGHGLVAFNKKDGKVIWKSDSGIPGYSAPIAVTVNGTRQILSFAGKALVSVSPKDGKQYWHYSWVTSYDVNAATPVFIKPDKVFISSGNNKGAAVLKMKAANGTVEVEALWKSRIMRNFFSSSILVGDHLYGFDEGTLRCVNVNTQESKWAKRGFSKGSLMYADGHLIVLSEKGLLVLVEATPEAFVQKASAQVLKGRCWTVPTLVNGMLYVRNQKEMLCLDLSQGKQS
- a CDS encoding PQQ-binding-like beta-propeller repeat protein; protein product: MKIVRIILLVAIASLLTAGFTHSSDSGDNDWPSWRGKDTDGKASQKGVFKFDQGYGLKIGWKKPLGSSYSSVSIADGRAVTMYSDSTFDYVIALDTNSGDELWRFKIDSTFKFRGGSHNGQISTPTIAGDKVFAYTRRGRLLALSAQDGSLIWSHDVTKEIESKEPVQGFGSSPLVVGDILFCQVGGTADRTVCGFNKDTGEVQWSAISDTVNYQSPIFTNLLGEDQIIGVGDHQIFGVNPKSGNVLWRHRFNNGSGSSNPVVVENDKIFLNHVFGPGESFMLQVKKENGKYSVEELWKSRDIKQTFNASVYHNGYLYSYSGRFITCVDANTGEKVWKSRPPGDGFLIMVDDHLVIVTKQGTLHVAKASPEDYIELASIKVFDGLTWTAPSFANGSIYLRNLYEIARVDIAKVDQLTLDQPEVELLNPDGDFAKFLNKVDSASENDKKMLVDKFMKSQKSFPVIEDNRFVHLVHHEIGTKDVAVTGDMFNFRQDVAMNRVEGTDFFFLSFELEPDARVSYQLKHFENVITDPLNPHKVRDGGPNMQGEASDLRMPKWKPATHFQEPKAGVARGTIETFEFESEISKSKRNVHVYLPAGYADSKDRYPVLYVNNGKGAKDQMLMPNSLDNLIAAKEMTPVIAVFVEQSSNRRQASREYSRNGRDKFAQMFAEELVPHIDQKYRTKADADSRVVTGGDEGGFAAFYTAFKYPDVFHNVGGQSTHLHKPAGGDALTKIVSESKKLPINIYMDWGKYDLTYQNGLSWIQLNEDFMKSLQEKGYSVEGGQVNDGFGWASWRNRTDKILETFFPLKKKTMK